One window of the Thamnophis elegans isolate rThaEle1 chromosome 6, rThaEle1.pri, whole genome shotgun sequence genome contains the following:
- the LOC116510631 gene encoding ubiquitin carboxyl-terminal hydrolase 12: MEILMTVSKIASICTMGANASALEKEIGPEQFPVNEHYFGLVNFGNTCYCNSVLQALYFCRPFREKVLAYKSQPRKKESLLTCLADLFHSIATQKKKVGVIPPKKFITRLRKENELFDNYMQQDAHEFLNYLLNTVADILQEEKKQEKQNGRLPNGSIDSENNNSPDPTWVHEIFQGTLTNETRCLTCETISSKDEDFLDLSVDVEQNTSITHCLRGFSNTETLCSEYKYYCEECRSKQEAHKRMKVKKLPMILALHLKRFKYMDQLHRYTKLSYRVVFPLELRLFNTSGDATNPDRMYDLVAVVVHCGSGPNRGHYIAIVKSHDFWLLFDDDIVEKIDAQAIEDFYGLTSDISKNSESGYILFYQSRD, translated from the exons ATGGAAATCCTAATGACAGTCTCCAAAATAGCCTCCATCTGTACCATG gGCGCTAATGCCTCAGCCTTAGAGAAAGAAATTGGTCCAGAACAATTCCCAGTCAATGAACATTATTTTGGTTTAGTAAAT TTTGGAAATACATGCTACTGTAATTCAGTTCTTCAGGCACTTTATTTCTGTCGACCATTTCGAGAGAAAGTCTTGGCATACAAGAGTCAGCCCAGAAAAAAAGAGAGTCTTCTCACCTGCTTAGCTGACCTCTTCCACAGTATAGCCACCCAGAAGAAGAAAGTAGGAGTGATACCTCCTAAAAAGTTCATAACAAGACTACGAAAAGAGAATg AGCTGTTCGACAATTATATGCAGCAAGATGCACATGAATTTTTGAACTATTTACTGAATACAGTGGCAGATATTTTGCAAGAAGAGAAAAAACAGGAGAAACAGAATGGTCGTCTACCTAATGGCAGCATTGATAGCGAAAACAATAATTCCCCAGATCCAACATGGGTTCATGAAATCTTCCAGGGAACATTAACCAATGAAACAAGGTGTCTCACCTGTGAAACT ATAAGCAGCAAAGATGAAGATTTTTTAGATCTTTCTGTTGATGTGGAACAAAACACTTCAATCACACATTGTTTAAG GGGTTTTAGCAACACAGAAACCTTGTGCAGTGAATATAAATATTACTGTGAAGAATGTCGCAGTAAACAGGAAGCACACAAAAG AATGAAAGTAAAAAAGCTGCCTATGATTCTTGCTCTTCATCTGAAAAGATTTAAATACATGGACCAGCTACATCGATATACAAAACTCTCCTATAGGGTAGTATTTCCTTTAGAACTTCGGCTATTTAATACGTCTGGTGATGCCACAAATCCTGACAGAATGTATGATCTTGTGGCAGTGGTAGTTCACTGTGGAag tgGACCTAACAGAGGACACTATATTGCTATTGTAAAAAGTCATGATTTTTGGCTGCTCTTTGATGATGACATTGTAGAG AAAATAGATGCCCAAGCTATTGAAGATTTCTACGGGTTGACATCAGATATTTCAAAAAACTCAGAATCTggttatattctcttctatcagtccCGGGACTGA